A segment of the Nostoc sp. TCL26-01 genome:
TCTCCTGCCGGAAAAGCATCTGGCCAGCACACAGGCGACCAAGCCAGGATATATGCTGCATAGTATTCCCCTAAACTCAAAAGATGACTGGAGACTTTAGCTGATTTATTATGCAATCCAGCAGTAAAACCTGCTTGTTCTGTCACGACTTGGGCCCGTTCCCCAGGGCGTAAGTCCTTGGGAGTACGATAACCCCGACTTACAGGTAATGATTCTTCCCAACCCAGTAAAGCATCACCCAGATGACTGGCAACCCAGAGAAAGGGATCTGCCACATCATCGCCGTAGATTTGATCACCTGTGAGAAATAATTGCTGGGGACGTTGGCGGGGTTGGTTGGCTGTAGCGGTAATTAGGCAATCCAGCAAAGGTAAAGCATCGATCCCATGACCATGCGGTTTACGACAAGAAGCATGAACAATATGTAAATCTTCAATAGAGTCGGGAGGGAGAACGAACGTTGGTTTTTCATGGTCAAAGTAACTAATACTGACTCTAGGCAAGCGGTTTGAGGATAATGCTTGCTCTAGGGTGAGTAAGGTTTGGTCAGCTTGAGTAAACTGGAGGTCATAGGCGTAGATGCGATCGCTATCTGTTAAGCTATCCCCAACTGGAGACTGAGCTGTGATTGCTACAACGTGCAAGTACTTACCTAAAGCCACAGTTGAGCATTTCCCTGTCAGTAAGCAATTTCCTAACCGTTGTCCATGATTTGTTGTCTCGTAAACCTTGAGTTCTACTTGGCAAGATTGTTTTAGGGCTACCAATACTGTCACTGATTTTGATCCAGTATGTTGTAGCATCGGCCCCGCTAAAATCAACGGTAGATCCTCAAAAAAGCTCTCTACTTGGTTATTCATTGCCATGACTGCAATTATCAGCTCAATTTTATCGCTCCTTGATCATCTGACTAATTAAGCGATCGCTATACTCACTAGTCAACAGAAATAACACTGATGATGTAAGCTTTTGACATAGTGTTATCAGTATATTGACACCTCAATGGCAAAATCAGCAGATATCAGCACCAAAAAGTTAATTAGCCTTGCACCCGATAATTGGATCAGATGGGCAACTGAAATACCCGATATTGTAGCAGGTGAAATTCTCGACTCACAATTCCAGTGGATTAGCAGAGAAAGTGATGTTTTAATCCGTGCAACTAGTCAACAGTACGGCGAATTCCTCGTTCTCAACGAATTACAATTGCGTCCTTTATTGCAAATGCCGCGCCGGATGCGTGCTTATGCCGCTTTGGCAGAAGAAAAATATCAATTACCAACATATCCCATATTAATTAACATTCTGAAAGTCAATGATGAAGAAATACCTAATAGATTTATATCAAATATTGCTGGCTTGCAGGCGCGTCAAGATTATCGCGTGATTAACTTGTGGGAAGTGGATGTCAATATCGTCTTTGAGCAACCATTACCCTCATTGCTGCCCTTCGTACCCATTCTCAAAGGCGGCAAGGATGAGTCTACAATTCGAGAAGCATTGCAAATACTTCGTGCTGATCCACAACTAAATCAACTGGAAACAGTTTTAGCTTTTTTTGCTACGTTTGTACTAGAGAGTGCTTTAGTTCAAGAAATCATGAGGTGGGATATGGCTGTGTTACGCGAATCGCCCTGGTATCAAGAAATTTTCCGCGACGGAGAAGCACGGGGACGTAGAGAAGAATTATTATCAGGTATTGAATTGGCTTTGGAGATTAAATTTGGTCATCCCAGCTTAGAATTGATGCCTTTGATTTCTCAAGTTACTGATTTACAGCAATTAAAGGCAATTCAACAAGCTATAAAAACTGTAAATTCAGTTGAAGAATTACAACAACTGTTTTAGTCCGATTTAATTTACACATTAATTTACACGGCGATCGCCTACGATCAACCAGAGGTCGTCGCCCATAGTCATTTTGTCGTCACTATACTATGGCTACATATAATGTTTTGGCTATTTTCCTCCTTGTCAACCCTCTAGAGATAGAAATTAAGTCTATTTCTTTTTACTAGAATGTGAATTACGCTGTGATTGACTGTCAGCTCGTAATTGTTGGCGACCATTGGTAATAATTCGTAACATATCTTTAATATCTTGCTCGATGCCTTCTAGGACATGATCAGCATATTCATCAGCACCATTTTCAATATCTTGGGCATGAGCGATCGCAGTTTGTCGCATTTCTTCTAATTCTTGCTGACACGCACGGCGTTTGCGATCGATTTCGTTGAGGGTTTCTTTCATCATCTCCTCACATTCTTGTTGCACC
Coding sequences within it:
- a CDS encoding Rpn family recombination-promoting nuclease/putative transposase; the protein is MAKSADISTKKLISLAPDNWIRWATEIPDIVAGEILDSQFQWISRESDVLIRATSQQYGEFLVLNELQLRPLLQMPRRMRAYAALAEEKYQLPTYPILINILKVNDEEIPNRFISNIAGLQARQDYRVINLWEVDVNIVFEQPLPSLLPFVPILKGGKDESTIREALQILRADPQLNQLETVLAFFATFVLESALVQEIMRWDMAVLRESPWYQEIFRDGEARGRREELLSGIELALEIKFGHPSLELMPLISQVTDLQQLKAIQQAIKTVNSVEELQQLF